One Salminus brasiliensis chromosome 5, fSalBra1.hap2, whole genome shotgun sequence DNA segment encodes these proteins:
- the fam171a2b gene encoding protein FAM171A2 isoform X1, which produces MPSPHVSHLLPFLLLSCVGWSECKSIAENGALEVQVRVQVFDGGDLSPLSKAAIVVHGNQSVLASSQAENDDAVVVKFLYRTGTWVIITASQRDYITSSVPWHASRVPLYASVSLYLLAQRPGTLILYDDVIQVFHGSPGGRSQPWLHIPRRSLQLNSSFSEMTAVLTTARDFSEINAFPYLLALEPNNTGGESSWTDLTAVAAVSTQLFDREGNAVQVTEPIHVSVPLPTDTRVRSPTSVPVWVYDTKTGLWLRNGTGYIKRDGAHLTLDFMASRLGYWIAAFPSSSGPGLSHPGLRDITAYHTLFLLSILGSLALLVLVLLCVLLYYCRRRCLKPRRQQKQVQVSSALCGSKRDQGTSTSRLNLICGGHVEPAPTNGDLDASKPDTSPSREYKSAREEFSKHVPAHKLRHSSKNKQSKGAQRGGESFPMKVHRSTDTGNHDNALLHDDYGRKYSSDDKDHEYRRRHVVNDNRGYTADPPSPPMPDKPPEYSQVSQGADLLARPTSLNTQPGQIIFCSSLDQMTENMYRSMVPTLVIPAHYMRLSSEFNAAEAAKDGQSQAERESQGGAGNGVCSGIQNQGHQGQNQGSGQMQVQPGVGSPGSSDENMWASGGPSAPVHIPVLFNDSTMAQMNGELQALTEKKLRELGVKQHPRAWFISLDGRANAHVRHSYIDVGSELAHSGANSSNHSAQSTLSAPAGSSKDCSPDTGLQDTPHERKLVSGRKSKEERHGSGRKGHGGNSASGGKQYSKLPYHDPLDLSGGVGRMGAGSPLENPLTPLLDDGPEEPRGSTMPRRGRSRGNSSRSSNSETQRDSVTSPEDENDPDDKDENKKSPWQRIEERPLMVFHAKK; this is translated from the exons AGGTGCAGGTGAGGGTTCAGGTGTTTGACGGAGGTGACCTGTCACCCCTGTCCAAAGCCGCCATCGTTGTCCATGGCAACCAGAGCGTGCTGGCCTCCAGCCAGGCAGAGAATGATGATGCAGTGGTTGTGAAATTCCTGTACCGCACAGGCACATGGGTCATCATCACAGCATCTCAGAGAGATTACATCACCAGCTCAGTGCCGTGGCATGCCAGCAGAGTGCCCT taTACGCCTCTGTCAGCCTGTACCTGCTGGCACAGCGGCCAGGAACGCTCATCCTGTATGATGACGTCATCCAGGTGTTTCACGGCTCTCCTG GTGGGCGGAGCCAGCCATGGCTGCACATTCCAAGGCGGAGCTTGCAGTTGAACTCTTCCTTCTCAGAGATGACTGCAGTTTTGACCACTGCCAGAGATTTTAGTGAGATCAATGCCTTCCCCTACCTCCTGGCCCTGGAGCCCAACAACACAG GCGGAGAGAGCAGCTGGACCGATCtaacagcagtagcagcagtcaGTACTCAGCTTTTTGACCGTGAAGGCAATGCGGTTCAGGTTACCGAGCCCATTCATGTTTCTGTTCCTCTGCCCACTGACACACGCGTACGATCCCCCACCAGCGTGCCTGTGTGGGTGTATGACACTAAGACAG GCCTGTGGTTGAGGAACGGGACTGGGTACATTAAGAGAGATGGAGCTCATCTCACGCTGGACTTTATGGCCTCACGGCTTGGCTACTGGATAGCAGCCTTCCCCTCTTCATCAG GACCAGGTTTGTCTCATCCAGGTCTGAGGGACATTACAGCCTACCATACTCTCTTCTTGCTCTCCATACTGGGATCCCTGGCTCTCCTTGTACTGGTATTGCTCTGCGTCCTCCTCTACTATTGCAG ACGGAGGTGTCTAAAGCCTCGGCGGCAGCAGAAGCAGGTTCAGGTGTCATCTGCTTTGTGTGGCTCCAAACGTGACCAGGGCACCTCGACTTCTCGTCTCAACCTCATATGTGGTGGCCATGTTGAACCTGCTCCTACCAACGGCGATCTGGATGCCAGCAAACCTGACACGTCACCGTCCCGCGAATACAAGAGCGCAAGGGAAGAGTTCTCAAAACACGTACCGGCACACAAACTCCGGCATTCGTCCAAGAACAAACAATCGAAAGGAGCCCAGCGGGGGGGCGAGAGCTTTCCCATGAAGGTGCATCGTTCCACAGACACAGGCAACCATGACAACGCCCTTCTTCATGATGACTACGGGCGCAAATATAGCTCAGATGACAAGGATCACGAGTACCGCCGCAGACATGTGGTCAATGACAATCGTGGATACACAGCGGACCCGCCTTCTCCACCCATGCCGGACAAGCCCCCGGAATACTCGCAGGTTTCCCAAGGCGCAGACCTCCTTGCTCGTCCGACATCGCTGAACACGCAACCTGGCCAGATCATATTCTGCAGCTCTTTGGATCAAATGACGGAGAACATGTACCGCAGCATGGTCCCGACTTTGGTTATCCCAGCACACTACATGCGCCTGTCGTCCGAGTTTAATGCCGCTGAAGCTGCAAAGGATGGCCAGAGCCAAGCTGAGAGGGAGAGCCAGGGAGGGGCTGGTAACGGTGTCTGTAGTGGGATCCAGAACCAAGGCCACCAGGGCCAGAACCAGGGATCAGGCCAGATGCAAGTGCAGCCAGGGGTGGGTTCCCCAGGAAGCTCGGATGAGAACATGTGGGCATCTGGAGGTCCATCGGCACCAGTCCACATCCCAGTGCTCTTTAATGACTCCACCATGGCACAGATGAATGGAGAGCTCCAAGCACTTACAGAGAAGAAGCTTCGAGAATTAGGCGTGAAACAGCACCCTCGGGCCTGGTTCATATCTCTGGACGGGAGAGCCAACGCTCATGTGCGCCACTCCTACATCGATGTCGGCTCTGAGCTTGCTCACAGTGGAGCAAACAGCAGCAACCACAGTGCTCAGAGCACCCTCAGTGCCCCTGCTGGCAGCAGCAAGGATTGCAGCCCAGATACAGGCCTTCAAGACACCCCACATGAGCGCAAACTGGTCTCTGGACGGAAGAGTAAGGAGGAGCGGCACGGGAGTGGACGTAAAGGGCACGGAGGGAACAGTGCCAGCGGCGGGAAGCAGTATTCAAAACTGCCTTACCATGACCCTCTGGATCTCAGTGGAGGCGTCGGCCGCATGGGAGCAGGATCACCTCTGGAAAACCCACTGACGCCCCTCCTGGATGACGGTCCCGAAGAGCCACGAGGGTCAACGATGCCTAGACGGGGGCGCAGCCGGGGAAATAGCTCACGCAGCAGCAACAGTGAGACACAGCGTGACTCTGTCACCAGCCCAGAGGATGAAAATGACCCGGATGACAAAGATGAGAACAAGAAAAGTCCATGGCAGCGCATTGAGGAACGACCACTCATGGTGTTCCATGCCAAGAAGTAA
- the dcakd gene encoding dephospho-CoA kinase domain-containing protein, with the protein MFLVGLTGGIASGKSTVSSQLRELGCPVIDADVVARKVVEPHSAAYRLVVQHFGQEVLLENGEIDRQKLGNIIFSSPEKRRLLNSITHPEIHRAMLKQILLYFIRGYRYVILDVPLLFETRRLTRFLNHTVVVYCDPATQLARLMHRDGLSQEEAEHRIAAQMPLNEKRGLASHVIENSGLREDTHRQVLKLHTKLEDSMEFLLVRAIAVATVAGLGGLFLYTVRLLAS; encoded by the exons ATGTTCCTAGTAGGGCTGACCGGAGGGATAGCCTCAGGGAAGAGCACCGtgtcctctcagctgagggagCTGGGCTGCCCCGTCATTGACGCAGATGTGGTGGCCAGGAAAG TGGTGGAGCCACACAGTGCTGCATACAGGCTGGTGGTGCAGCACTTTGGGCAGGAGGTGTTACTGGAGAACGgggagatagacagacagaagctGGGAAACATCATCTTCTCCAGCCCAGAGAAACGCAGGCTGCTCAACTCTATCACACACCCGGAGATCCACAGAGCCATGCTTAAACAGATACTGCTTTACTTCATCCGAG GTTATCGGTATGTGATTCTGGACGTGCCTCTGCTGTTTGAGACGCGTCGTCTTACGCGGTTCTTAAATCACACAGTTGTTGTCTACTG TGATCCTGCAACACAGCTGGCTCGGCTGATGCACAGGGACGGTTTGAGCCAGGAGGAGGCCGAGCATCGCATTGCCGCGCAGATGCCCCTGAACGAGAAGCGCGGTTTGGCTAGCCACGTGATCGAAAACTCGGGCTTGCGTGAGGACACACACCGCCAGGTCCTCAAACTGCACACCAAGCTGGAGGACTCCATGGAGTTCCTGCTTGTCAGGGCCATCGCCGTGGCAACTGTTGCCGGCCTGGGAGGCCTCTTCCTGTACACGGTTAGGCTCCTGGCGTCCTAG
- the fam171a2b gene encoding protein FAM171A2 isoform X2 — MPSPHVSHLLPFLLLSCVGWSECKSIAENGALEVQVRVQVFDGGDLSPLSKAAIVVHGNQSVLASSQAENDDAVVVKFLYRTGTWVIITASQRDYITSSVPWHASRVPLYASVSLYLLAQRPGTLILYDDVIQVFHGSPGGRSQPWLHIPRRSLQLNSSFSEMTAVLTTARDFSEINAFPYLLALEPNNTGGESSWTDLTAVAAVSTQLFDREGNAVQVTEPIHVSVPLPTDTRVRSPTSVPVWVYDTKTGLWLRNGTGYIKRDGAHLTLDFMASRLGYWIAAFPSSSGLRDITAYHTLFLLSILGSLALLVLVLLCVLLYYCRRRCLKPRRQQKQVQVSSALCGSKRDQGTSTSRLNLICGGHVEPAPTNGDLDASKPDTSPSREYKSAREEFSKHVPAHKLRHSSKNKQSKGAQRGGESFPMKVHRSTDTGNHDNALLHDDYGRKYSSDDKDHEYRRRHVVNDNRGYTADPPSPPMPDKPPEYSQVSQGADLLARPTSLNTQPGQIIFCSSLDQMTENMYRSMVPTLVIPAHYMRLSSEFNAAEAAKDGQSQAERESQGGAGNGVCSGIQNQGHQGQNQGSGQMQVQPGVGSPGSSDENMWASGGPSAPVHIPVLFNDSTMAQMNGELQALTEKKLRELGVKQHPRAWFISLDGRANAHVRHSYIDVGSELAHSGANSSNHSAQSTLSAPAGSSKDCSPDTGLQDTPHERKLVSGRKSKEERHGSGRKGHGGNSASGGKQYSKLPYHDPLDLSGGVGRMGAGSPLENPLTPLLDDGPEEPRGSTMPRRGRSRGNSSRSSNSETQRDSVTSPEDENDPDDKDENKKSPWQRIEERPLMVFHAKK; from the exons AGGTGCAGGTGAGGGTTCAGGTGTTTGACGGAGGTGACCTGTCACCCCTGTCCAAAGCCGCCATCGTTGTCCATGGCAACCAGAGCGTGCTGGCCTCCAGCCAGGCAGAGAATGATGATGCAGTGGTTGTGAAATTCCTGTACCGCACAGGCACATGGGTCATCATCACAGCATCTCAGAGAGATTACATCACCAGCTCAGTGCCGTGGCATGCCAGCAGAGTGCCCT taTACGCCTCTGTCAGCCTGTACCTGCTGGCACAGCGGCCAGGAACGCTCATCCTGTATGATGACGTCATCCAGGTGTTTCACGGCTCTCCTG GTGGGCGGAGCCAGCCATGGCTGCACATTCCAAGGCGGAGCTTGCAGTTGAACTCTTCCTTCTCAGAGATGACTGCAGTTTTGACCACTGCCAGAGATTTTAGTGAGATCAATGCCTTCCCCTACCTCCTGGCCCTGGAGCCCAACAACACAG GCGGAGAGAGCAGCTGGACCGATCtaacagcagtagcagcagtcaGTACTCAGCTTTTTGACCGTGAAGGCAATGCGGTTCAGGTTACCGAGCCCATTCATGTTTCTGTTCCTCTGCCCACTGACACACGCGTACGATCCCCCACCAGCGTGCCTGTGTGGGTGTATGACACTAAGACAG GCCTGTGGTTGAGGAACGGGACTGGGTACATTAAGAGAGATGGAGCTCATCTCACGCTGGACTTTATGGCCTCACGGCTTGGCTACTGGATAGCAGCCTTCCCCTCTTCATCAG GTCTGAGGGACATTACAGCCTACCATACTCTCTTCTTGCTCTCCATACTGGGATCCCTGGCTCTCCTTGTACTGGTATTGCTCTGCGTCCTCCTCTACTATTGCAG ACGGAGGTGTCTAAAGCCTCGGCGGCAGCAGAAGCAGGTTCAGGTGTCATCTGCTTTGTGTGGCTCCAAACGTGACCAGGGCACCTCGACTTCTCGTCTCAACCTCATATGTGGTGGCCATGTTGAACCTGCTCCTACCAACGGCGATCTGGATGCCAGCAAACCTGACACGTCACCGTCCCGCGAATACAAGAGCGCAAGGGAAGAGTTCTCAAAACACGTACCGGCACACAAACTCCGGCATTCGTCCAAGAACAAACAATCGAAAGGAGCCCAGCGGGGGGGCGAGAGCTTTCCCATGAAGGTGCATCGTTCCACAGACACAGGCAACCATGACAACGCCCTTCTTCATGATGACTACGGGCGCAAATATAGCTCAGATGACAAGGATCACGAGTACCGCCGCAGACATGTGGTCAATGACAATCGTGGATACACAGCGGACCCGCCTTCTCCACCCATGCCGGACAAGCCCCCGGAATACTCGCAGGTTTCCCAAGGCGCAGACCTCCTTGCTCGTCCGACATCGCTGAACACGCAACCTGGCCAGATCATATTCTGCAGCTCTTTGGATCAAATGACGGAGAACATGTACCGCAGCATGGTCCCGACTTTGGTTATCCCAGCACACTACATGCGCCTGTCGTCCGAGTTTAATGCCGCTGAAGCTGCAAAGGATGGCCAGAGCCAAGCTGAGAGGGAGAGCCAGGGAGGGGCTGGTAACGGTGTCTGTAGTGGGATCCAGAACCAAGGCCACCAGGGCCAGAACCAGGGATCAGGCCAGATGCAAGTGCAGCCAGGGGTGGGTTCCCCAGGAAGCTCGGATGAGAACATGTGGGCATCTGGAGGTCCATCGGCACCAGTCCACATCCCAGTGCTCTTTAATGACTCCACCATGGCACAGATGAATGGAGAGCTCCAAGCACTTACAGAGAAGAAGCTTCGAGAATTAGGCGTGAAACAGCACCCTCGGGCCTGGTTCATATCTCTGGACGGGAGAGCCAACGCTCATGTGCGCCACTCCTACATCGATGTCGGCTCTGAGCTTGCTCACAGTGGAGCAAACAGCAGCAACCACAGTGCTCAGAGCACCCTCAGTGCCCCTGCTGGCAGCAGCAAGGATTGCAGCCCAGATACAGGCCTTCAAGACACCCCACATGAGCGCAAACTGGTCTCTGGACGGAAGAGTAAGGAGGAGCGGCACGGGAGTGGACGTAAAGGGCACGGAGGGAACAGTGCCAGCGGCGGGAAGCAGTATTCAAAACTGCCTTACCATGACCCTCTGGATCTCAGTGGAGGCGTCGGCCGCATGGGAGCAGGATCACCTCTGGAAAACCCACTGACGCCCCTCCTGGATGACGGTCCCGAAGAGCCACGAGGGTCAACGATGCCTAGACGGGGGCGCAGCCGGGGAAATAGCTCACGCAGCAGCAACAGTGAGACACAGCGTGACTCTGTCACCAGCCCAGAGGATGAAAATGACCCGGATGACAAAGATGAGAACAAGAAAAGTCCATGGCAGCGCATTGAGGAACGACCACTCATGGTGTTCCATGCCAAGAAGTAA